DNA sequence from the Pomacea canaliculata isolate SZHN2017 linkage group LG7, ASM307304v1, whole genome shotgun sequence genome:
tgtttatcgTTATTAAACACAGAGATAAAGCTGTACACTACATTTCAAGGCATCTTGATGACAATAGAATGAATAAACTGTTAAGTTTGACTCTGTAGTACTTccataaatttaaataaaagagatTTAACTGCCACAgtaatcaactttttaaatgtttgaattagagaaaaaaataacatattttgtaCTCAGTGCTAACCAACACCATTTGTAGAGATGTAATCTTAAAATTATATCTGTTGATCTTGTATTAGTATTTTAAGTAATctaaagcagaaataaaaagaaggaagtcTGAAAGTCTTTGTCTTTGATTACATACATTTGGTTTGTTGTACAGCAGAAGATTTTCATAGGAGAACACTTGTCCCGCTGGGTTGGTGAAGTTCATAAAAGCAGCGTTGCGTAGGTTGGTGTAGTCGTAGTAGATGTAAGATTCAGTCTGGTCAGTcggaaaacagacaaaattgTTCGCAATCTTTGTgactaaaaatacttttaaagacagaaaatagttatcaatattttttactaaaatactaaaaacaGCAGACAGATTTCAAAAAGTTATCAAACTTTGAGACTAAGAAATACGAAGCAGCAAATAATTAGTTAGCAGTCTATGTAACTGAAATGATTTAAGTGTTAagtaaatgtaaacacaaaagTAGGGCCATTGTGGGCAAATTAATAGCTGTAATATTGCTTTCTTCACAATTACAGTAGAACAAATTCAGCAATAAAATTCGTTCAAACATGGAGCCATGATCAGTAATTCTGTTTTCATGGATATAAATACCATAGTTAAGCCTCCCTGGTCCATTTCTGCTAACACCAGAAGTTTTACTCAGTAAACCTTGCCACTGATCAGGGGCACAACAGTTCTTAGTTTGGACTGTGTTCAGTCCGAGAACAGCCACAAGAACCATGCCAAGGAGTTGACTACGATCCATTTGTGAGTTTTGTAGAAAGAATTTCTGAAACGAAGGaaacaatatttgtaataatGTTAGAGCTtataacacatttattaacttttgCTAGAAATTTGATTAAGTCTTATAACGTTCCATTTTATCATCTTCACTGCTACAACACATCCCAGGTCTTGACTCCGCTTTaaaacttcggaaacaagacgttTGTCCTTGTTTTCCCCAGGTTGCTCCATGGCAACGACTTACTCTTGCCTCAAAAAATATCGCTTTTAAAGACAGGTAAAAGAGTGGGGACAATGCCTCCTTAATTATAAAGCAAAACTGacatataaagtattgaaaatatTCACTTTTACGCGAGTAGAAAAACGCAAGCACTCATAAGAAGCAAACCCACCTTTTTTCACTCTTGTCAACCAAGACCCAGTAGCTCCTTGTAACAGCGAGCAGGCTTACCGAATCGAAACTGTTGCAGGTTATGTAAGTATAGACTTTTAAAGCTAACGTTACATGCAATCCCACATTGATACTTCCTTGACAGAAGAAAGCATATGCACTCTGATCAGGAACTGATATCTTCTTGGATTTCCTGTGATACACCACATTAgacacgtgcgcacgcacacacacacacacacacttacacacaaatacacacacacacacacatatagacacacatacacacacacacgaatgtgCGTATGGAcgcttgcatgtgtgtttatgtaacgatacttgtgtatgtgttgctttgtgttcgtgtgtgtgtgttaggtcGGAGGGCAAGTGGACAAAGATTGACCTGAACTATCTCACTTCCATGCACACGGAAATGGAAAGTAGACACGGAAGGTTTCACGGGGTGAGTAATTAGTATTAATCACCACACACACTCGCGTGCTCAGAAAGGACTTGTTGTCCTCATACAAACCCCAAACAAAGTAGCACTGAGCATCATTCACCCCACACCCATCCTCCACCAAtcaaaaacaaggaaataaaagatcGTGATAAAACACAGAACACTGTACTGAAGTGCAAGGGCAGAGACCATTTTTCGTTTCCCTGTGTGtctcattgtttttgtttttgacaaaaattttgAATACACCCATAATGCACCCTCTGAGCAATCCCCTCAGTTTAGTAATGATGGAGCTGCAATGGCTTGGTGTCTGTATGCGCATCAAACATAAGGTTGCGTGTATGCGATATTGCTCCTGTCTATTCCTTTACCACTGACATAACCATCATAACCATTGTCGCTTATAATCGCTTAATATTGAATATCATAATATTGTTTACTATTAAGCTGAAATCCAAACATAACTGAAATGTCGATCTTGTACAGCCAAGAATCCTATGTTATATCAACTTCTAACAGCTCTTGTGTGTGCActcgtgtgcatgcatgtttatgtaactgtgtgtgtgtgtgtgtgtggtgttttgtgagtgtgcatgtctgtgttgGGAGGGGGTCAAGTGGATACAAATTAACCTCAGTTATCTCTCTTCCAGGCACACGgaaaaggaaaatgaacaaGGAAAGTTTCAAGGGGTCAGTGATTTGAATTAATCAATTTCCGCAATAATACACGTGACAGTAGCATCGAACCATAGTAATTAATCCCACCCCCAACCTCCATcttttccaaaaaagaaaataaagtaaacaggACGAAGCACAGGACACAGCCTGCAGTGCAAGGACAAAGACAAGTTTTCGTTTCCTTGTGTctcatgttttattttggacATAACTGTGAATATATCTCTGTTACATTGCACTCTGTCCCTGTGAATATACTTCTGTTACCTATCACCATGTCCACTGTCAATCTATTGCTGCAGTCTTCATCACGTTGGCGTTCATTTCGTCCTGTGATCATCTCCATCAACATTAAGTTTTCCGTGTGACAGGTCGTTCTGATTTTTCAAGGAACATAACTTGTATCAATGTCTagtgtgtgtgatatgtatatctgtgtgtgttgttttgttgattggTGTGAACGATTGGGGGTAGGGTGGGTCACAGATGAAACCTCACCCATCAAACTTTCATGATGTCGGTAATCTGCATTATTCAATTTTTTACAGGAATATGCCCGCAcgcgaaacacacacacacacacaaataaattcaGTTTACTGAAATCTTTATTCTGTAgtaaaaagtattgaaattaAAGATCGCATAGAGCTTCGTGCTGGAGAAAAccacaaatataataaacaagaaGCAATAGAAGTAAGCAGTCATAATCCTACTAACAGTGAGCTGAATCCTACAAAATTTTCAGCATTTACAATATTTCACACAAATATCCTAGAATTCCAAAGAAATTCAAGTGTGTGTTATCTTTATGTGAGAAACTACTGTTGCTCTAGAAGCAAGAGCATAAAGTCACGTGGATAGGTTATTGCTAGGCTTACCCAGGAAGCAAACAATTGAAATCACCTGTATTTACATTTgcctcattttaaaaagaacaaatgatcAAATACTGTGTCTGGGGACGATTTTTCAATCTCTCTGGACACTTTGGCTTCACAGGACAAGTCTTAATCTCGGGGACGGTCCAGAAACTCCATAACATAGTCACTGAGACTGATTGAGCCTTGACATATCTCGCAGTCACATGACCGTCACTTGTGTAGCTCAACACAGAGGCTTGGACACAGGCTTACTGATAGGTGACTAGAGGTACATGCTCCATAAGTATCAAATCTGTTGCCTCTTTTCTAGGAGTTTGACGATAAATGTcttataaaagtattttactgTTTACCTGTGTCCAtgcctgtgtgcgtgcgtgtctgtgtatTCATAAATGCATGAATTGGTAGAAAGACGATGGTATTAGTTTTTGTGTTATGTACACCTTTACTAATTATCTACAAGAACTTAACTTCACTTGAAAACAACATCGCTTGCTTCtactaattaaaaacaaaccgaaaacaaaacaaaacaaaacaaaacaaaacaaaacaaaaaagcaaataaagaagaaagctCCATCGACAGCAGATGAAAGTCAATAAGTGTGAAATCAGAATGATGTAATAAAACTTGATTTCAGTTTTGAATGCTTCTGAGAGAACAATAATACAAGGAAGAGGCGTGGCTGTTTTACAtcaaataataaagcaaaagcTCTTGTTCCACTTGCTCTTCactcttcaaaacaaaactacaacaAATCGTTTAGAAGACAGCTtcctggaagaaaaaaaagaaaaacattttctgacagtttCCCGGAAAACAGAACTACCTGTAGGTGGGAACCTTTGTTCTCCTCCGCATTGTACCTGGTTTTCGACCCGTTTATGAAAATACTCTCTTTGCTCAGGTATTATTTAATAGCCTCGTTCTGATTGTCGCTCTACTCGTCAAAGATCGGGAAGAGTCCGGTGTCGACGTAGACGCATGCGTAGCTGACGTCATCTTCGGAGCTGGAGGTCGAAGGGCGGGCTgtgagctttttcttttctgagaaatgattaaaaaaggaaagacaagttCTTGGGGGTAAAAAGCACATGAAAAGTTGTATGATCGAACATCAAAGCGAAGATGTACAAATGtccacaaagacaaaatgtttaaagcATCGATAAAACGAGATATAAGCATTTGAGGGatgaaaagaatgacaaaaagaaaaatattaatttttgagGAAGTGTCAGTATAAACTGATGCatgaattaaaagaaagaaagagagagagagagagaatcaaagAGACAGTGAAACAGGAAGAGTGAGACAATGAGACAAAGTGatacacagagacagacaaatgGCTTAAGAGTGTGAACTAAAGGTCCACGACAAGAGCCAGAGTGAgtgatggggagagagagaaagagaaaagaagagaaattgagaaaagttaaaaaaacagtcAAAGACCTAGCAAGGTGTCAATTTTTCTAATAACTAGCAATACTTAGAAAAAAGATACCATTTCCTTAAAACCGTTTAAATGGGAAGACCTAAGCCAATGGAACATTATAGACTAATTCATCAGGATTTTTGGCATCTGCGCATGAACATTTCTATTTCCGTGTATCTCAAGAATAAAAAGGAGTTATTAACCCAGATTTAGgaattttattatcttatttatcCCGCCATAAGAAGACAAATTGCATTCCACTAGACCCTTAGCATCGTACCCACCTCTCCAGGAGTTACAGCTGAATTGTGGCTTCTGTATAGGATCCCTGTGACACAACACATGATATCACGCTTGTATTGCGGAACAGAAACACAactcaaaataacaataacaagcCATAGAAATGTCCAGATTTgtatactttttaatatttttttatattgtatgttCATCCTTGCAGCCAGCCAGACGTCTACCTCGACCATCTGTACATCATACACGCACCCTTTTGTCCGATTcatcttttcagtttttttcaagaaataccACTATGAGGTGTGCAGCAAAGATACATACATGTCAAGTCTCCTCGTCTTGCTCTCTGACTGACCTGGAAGACACAAAAGAACCTTGTTATAGCACAGACTGCCCACGGACATCCGAAAAATAAAGTTAAGAGATTGAAGAAAGGATCAAATTGTTGAATTTTTACATTTCTAATAGTTCACAAATGAGTATATAACTGTCGGCCATTCATTAGAGCTCTTCAAAGTTTAAGGAGGCGTAGATTTTACAAGGCCTGTAGTAAATCAAGATCGAGgattttcttaaatgtttttttaataagaattaGGTGACACCGGCTTTACCCGACCTGCTATATCCCGGATGTACATTGAAAGATGTGTTCTTGCTACATGGATTCTTTGTCCTGCTGCTGTTGATATAAGAATGCAAAATAAACTGCATCAACTCACCAGAAGCAGGCGCAGCCAGGACACGGCGACTTTGCTTGGCTATGGCGTAGAAGAAAGAGCAAGAGATGATGTtgaagacgatcatcagaccACATGTGCCGGCGACGATGAAGACAATGACTTGGCATTCACCATTTGCAGCAGTTGTCGGAGGGCAAGAAGCTTCTGTCACAGTGGGACTGCAACTATTGGGCGATGAGGTCTGGACAGGAGATTCCTTGGTGAGGTTAGGCCAACAGTTTTATCTGGTGAACTCTGAATAAAAGTTGCCTCTGGTGAGGTCTGGATACTAGCTTTCCCTGGTGAGGTGACATCGTTTGAGGGTTCCCTGATTTCTTCTTCAGCTGGAGTTGTTAAACTTCctgtaaaatgaaaacacacacacaaaacacacaaacacacacacacatattatgcGAGCATAATAACAAACATCCCAACACTTTTAGAGAAACCGGATATACAGAAACGTGTCGAGCTTATGTTTTATCTGATTATatctattatttttaacaagTACCTCTGATACATATAAGCACGTAAATTAATAACAAGTtaacaggataaaaaaaaatccacaaaccaGTATTTAATACCTGCGATTAAATTCAAGCCCAAGACAGTCCCATGTACTCACCtttaaaatccaaaacaaaGATACTGCATACTACTTGTAAATACTAGTATTTACTGTCTTTTATCCAATGCAGTTCCCAACAATAGAAATAATTTTGCGTAGGGTTCAATTATTGAGGATGAAGTACACTTCCTCATGTTTAAATAAAGTAACCCTGGGGTTAGGTAAAATCTACATGTTAATAATCAACACTCATTATTATATACAACCCACAAACCTATAATTAGTATATATTGTTAGGTATAAGCTCTAAGCCAAGCAGGAAGCCATTTAGATACAAGCCCACAATGCAACAGTCAGTACTCCGGAGTAAATACAAGCctacatttcatttatttaatacCCACGCTTTAcaataatgttttgttgttttttcagctTGTTCATGACTTGAAAGATCAACTCCCCGCTCTCGTGTAAACTAAAAGTCTTTGTCAGCTTGTAAACATGGCGGCGCGCTTCCTGGGTCAGAGGTCGACAGGTTTCGCTATCACTGGTCGTgtagttgtcacgtgacacaaacaGCACACATGTTAGGTGGGGCACGTTAGAGTTAGTAGCTCTGTGCAAAATGATTATTCTGTAAGGCAGTGGAACCTCGTGAAGTGAGAAGAGAATGTCAAACTTCTGACCTTCCTGAACAACGATGGGGTCCGTGTGGTTGTCGATGGTCAAGTGGCCTTGGCCTGTGATGAAAAGGACTTGTGAAATTGAGACCAGTGCTTCAAAGAAGGAATGTGATGAGAGATGAGATTGTTTTGGTTTGACATGCATTGAGAAAAAAGGCAAGTGAACGAGAAAGATGCAGGGAAGggaagaacacacacagagaaatgagGAAGAACATATTCGCctcttcaaattttgttttcctttaaataGGAAATCGAAAAACTACACCTACTGTGATGCTGAACAAAAAtcgcataataataataataataataataataataataataataataataataatatatccAATA
Encoded proteins:
- the LOC112569435 gene encoding uncharacterized protein LOC112569435 isoform X3 — protein: MIVFNIISCSFFYAIAKQSRRVLAAPASGQSESKTRRLDMDPIQKPQFSCNSWREKKKLTARPSTSSSEDDVSYACVYVDTGLFPIFDE
- the LOC112569435 gene encoding uncharacterized protein LOC112569435 isoform X1, with translation MRCMRAMAVRGRPCGGYLVVCKVLFLYLSTSQGSPTLTILNATDPLVLEPNTTLEVLFSLKDVGSDNLTYAIFVNHKAPGSNISFLKCVLQKTPENCSSTKKECKCSGGHEYSLKKGFQEKDMGEWTFTTSVKKVSTTATINIARQGHLTIDNHTDPIVVQEGQKFDILFSLHEVPLPYRIIILHRATNSNVPHLTCVLFVSRDNYTTSDSETCRPLTQEARRHVYKLTKTFSLHESGELIFQVMNKLKKQQNIIVKRSLTTPAEEEIREPSNDVTSPGKASIQTSPEATFIQSSPDKTVGLTSPRNLLSRPHRPIVAVPL